The genomic DNA TGCCGGCGCGGCGACGACGGCGCGGACAGCGAGTGCGGCGAACCACAGCCCCGCGGCGGCGGCGATGCCGACGAGCAACGCCGATTCGATGAGCACCTGCTGAACTAGTCGCCACGGCGTTGCACCGAGGGCTACACGCATAGCGAGCTCGTGCTGGCGGATCGCGAGCCGCGCCATGAGCAGGTTGAGCGCGTTCGCGAGCCCGATGAGGAGCAGGAACGCCGACGCGCCGAGCAGCAGGAGGAGTCGTGGCCGAACCGCGCCGACCATCTCGTCGCGGAGGCCGACGAGGGTCGCGTCGGACATCGACGTCTGATTGCCGTACTCGATCTTCATGGCGCGCGACACGACGCTGAGGTCGCGCTGCGCCTGCTCCATCGAAACCCCCGGGGCGAGCCGCCCGATCACCCTGTGCCCACCAGACGTGCGACCGTGGTTAGGCGTCAGCAGCTCGAGCGGTGTCCAGACTTCGGTGCCGGCGGGGTACGTCGCGCGGCTCGGCAGCACGCCGATGATCACATAGCTCTCGTTGTTCCAGATCAATCGCTGTCCGAGCACGTCCGGATTCGCGCCGAACTGCTCGTGCCAGAACGCATCGCTGATCACCGCCGCGTGCACGCCGCCAAACTGCTGCTCTTCCGGAACGAAGACGCGCCCCAGTTCGGGCCTCGCCTGGAGCACCTTGAAGAAGTCGCGGGTCACCGGTGTCACTTGCGCCATCACGGGGCCCGTCGGCGTCTGCACGCCGCTCGTGCCGTTCCAGGTCGAGAAGAGCGCCAGTGCCGAAAAGCTGTGTGTGCGCGCTTCCCAATCAAAGAAGTTGGGTTGCGAGACCGAGTTCCGGCTGCCCTTGCTGCTGACCTGATACAGCCTGACGATCCGCTCGGATTGCGGAAAGGGAAGCGGCTGGAGCACGACGGCGTTGACGATGCTGAAGATCGCGGTCGTTGCGCCGATCCCGATCGTAAGCGTGAGGATGACGGCGGCAGCGAATGCCGGGGAACCGCGCAGACTCCGCGCCGAGTACCGCAGGTCTTGCACGATGTGCGCGACGCGCTCGCGTGTGCTGCGACGCGTCTCACGATGTCGCGCCCGTTCCACGAGCTCGCGCTGCGCTTCGTCGACGTTGCCGAACTCTTTTCGCGCGAGTGCCCACGCGTCGTCGTTCGTCATGCCCCGCGCGACCAGATCGCGAACGCGGCTCTCGAGATGAAACGCAATTTCCGCGTGCACGTCGCGGTCGGCGCGAGCGATGCGGAAGAATCGTCTAACGCCGTCGTCTTTCATCATGCGCGCGCTCCGAAGGAGGATGCGTCGAGCACTTTGAACAGCGCTTCGTTGTATGAGCGCAGGCGCTCGATCTCGGCGCGCAGCTGTCGCCGGCCGGCGGTGGTGAGTCGATAGAACTTGGCGCGGCGGTTGGCGTCGGTGATGCCCCACTCTGCGTCGACCCACTCCTGCTCCTCGAGGCGGTGGAGCGCGAGATAGAGCGCCCGGTCCTCGATGTCGAGCGTTTCGTTCGACGCGTCCTTGATCCATCGCGCGATGCCGTAGCCGTGGCGCGGTCCCCACGTGAGGGTCTTGAGGATCAGAACGTCCAGGGTGCCTTGAATGAGAGTGAAGTCGGTCGGCATTGATTGCTCACCGGAGATGCTCCGGTAAGCATAGATCGTCGCGCGGCCCTTGCGCAAGAGCGGTCGTGTGTAGAGGGACGCGGCAACGTGAACGTGAAGCTGGCTCCCTTCCAAATGGCGGTGCCGCACGCGATATCTCCACGTGATTCGACGACCGCGCGAGCGATCGGTGGCCACTCAGATTCCGCAAATATGAAAAATTCGCCATTTCATTCCGCCGCGCGCCTCGGTGCGCTGATCCTGGCTCTCGGCGCATTCGCCACGCCCGGGGTCTCACGCGCTCAGACCGCTCCAGCCGACCTCGTGCTTCGCAACGGCAAGGTCATCACCATGGACGCGAAGACCCCAGAGGGACAGGCAATTGTCATCACCGGGGACAAGATCACTGCCGTTGGCACAGACGCCGCGATCCAGCGCTACGTCGGTCCCCGCACGAAAGTCATCGACCTGCACGGACATCTCGCGGTGCCCGGCTTCAATGAATCGCACGGACACTTCACCGGGTTGGGCTCCTCGCTCACGCAGCTCAAACTGATGGGCGTTCCGACGTGGCAGGACATCGCCGCGATGGTCGCCGACGCGGCGAAGAATACCAAGCCGGCGGCCTGGATTCAGGGACGCGGGTGGCATCAGGAAAAATGGAATCGCTCGCCGGGGCGTGTGGTCAAAGGCTTCCAGACGAATGATCTCATCAATGCCGCTGCGCCGAACACTCCCGTGATTCTCGAGCACGCAAGTGGACACGCGCTGATCGCGAACGCCACGGCGCTCGAGCTCGCGGGCGTAACCGCCGACACGCCGAACCCGCCAGGCGGCGAGATTATCAAAGATGAAACTGGAAAGCCAACGGGCGTGTTCGTGGATGGCGCGCAGTCACTCATCCGGCGCGCGCTAGAGAAGAGCCTCGCCCGCCGTTCGCCCGAAGAGCAGAAGGCCGACTTCCGTCACGAAGTTCATCTCGCGGTCCAGAACGCGCTCGAGAATGGCGTGACGACATTTCAGGACATGGGCGAGTCGTTCGCGACGATCGACGCCATCAAGCAAATGGTCGACGAGGGTGAGATGCCGCTGCGGCTGTACATCCTCGTGAGCCAGGGCGAGGTCCGACCGGACCACCTCGACGCGCTGGTCAAGCACCGCATGGTCGACTACGGCAACGGTCACCTCACGGTGCGCGCGATTGGCGAGATCACCGCCGACGGCGCGCTCGGCTCGCGCAGCGCCTGGATGTTGAAACCATACAACGACGATCCGACGAACACGGGCCTCAACGTGACGAAGATGTCACGCATCAAGGAGATCGCGGAGATCGGCATCGCCCACGGCTTTCAGATTTCGGTGCACGCCATCGGCGACCGGGCAAACCGTGAGACGCTCGACGTGTATGAACAACTCTTCAATGAGCACCATGTGAAGAGTGACACGCTGCGCTGGCGTATCGAGCATGCACAGCATCTGAGCCCGAGCGACATCCCGCGCTTCGGCAAGATGGGCGTCGTCGCGAGCATGCAGGCCATTCATGAATGCTCGGACGCTCCATATGTGATTCCCCGGCTCGGCGAGGAACGCGCCGAAGCAGGGGCGTATGTCTGGCAGAAGCTGTGGAAGACGGGCGCGGTGGTGACGAACGGAACCGACGTGCCCGTCGAGGCCATCAGCCCCATCGCGTCGTACTGGTGCGCGGTGACACGCGACAAGGTTGGCACCGACTCCGCGTTCTTCCCCGCAGAGAAGCTGAGCCGCCGGCAGGCGCTGCAAACCTACACGACCAACGGCGCGTACGTTGCGTTCCAGGAACACGAGAACGGCTCGCTCACGCCGGGCAAGTGGGCCGACATCACCGTGCTTTCGCGCGACATCATGACGGTCCCGCCACAGTCGATTCTCGGGACCGAAGTGCTCTACACCATCGTCGGCGGCAAAGTCGTGTACAGGGCACCGGACGCGTCGCGGTGACGGTTCAGCAGCTTCATACACGGAGCACGGAAAGCATCCGCGACCTTCGTCTCGCGCCGCTAACACCTCAGCAACTCACGCGCGCAGGGGAAGCGCCGTTCCGCTTACCTCAGCGGTCGAGAAGTGAACGTGAGGCGTTGCAAACGCCACGTAAGGCGTCGAAGCTCCGACCCGAGCCGTCGCAACCACCACATCAGTCGCGATTTTTTCGCTGCTTTGGGCTTATACGTAATTTTGCCTCTTGCGCGAAGGGGTCGATTTTTGCTCTAGATATAAGGACCAAGAGCCAGCGCCCAACGAGTTCCGGTTCCGTTTCACCTGGCAAAGGGCAGCGCTGAGCAACTCGAGGGCTCCTGGGCGCGATGCGAGTCAGATCGCACGACAATGTGGTCAGCTGACTGAGCGCATTGGTCAGCACACATCATCACTCGGCCACCTGACTGGCGCGGTCGGCCACTTGACCGAGTCGGTTGGCCAGGCGATGTGACGCATCGGCCACTTTGCCGCGCGGCGCGCGCAGCTGATCGCGCGCCTTCGCCACTTCACGAGGCGTGCTCGCCAGCACGTTGAGCGACGCGGCCACATGAGCGAGGCACATGCCACTTCAGCGGAGCGGCTCTCCTCGTTGCGTCCGCTACCATATAGGAGGTGCGTGAGCTCACCCGCGGCCATGTGGAGCAGCGCGCGCTGGACGAGCGCGCCGAGGAAGAGGATCCCTCCACGCTCGCGCTCGAGCGCGACCGCACGATCGATCGCGAGTCTCGCGTGTGAGTGTTGGCCACGCTAGGAGTGAAAATCGACGTTTGACTGCCGCCATTTTTTGGCTGCCGGTGAACGAAGGCGTGTCAAGTCCTAAATCGAAGATGCGTTGCACTCGCGCCGGCCGCGCGCGCCTTCCGTCCTACCATCACCGCTCTCGCTTGCGACAAGATTTAGATAACAACAGCGACAGAATTTAGAGAACCCACAAGGGTGACGCAGAGCGGAGCGTGCAGAGTTCAGCGAATGGCTTGAAAAGGAGTTATTCGTGCGCATTCGCTCATGCTTGTGTTTGACGCTACTGGCCGCCTCAGCGTGTCGTGAGCAGGTGCTAGGCCCGGCTGCGGAGCCTCGTGTGACATTCACGCTGCGAGCGATACCGCCGGGTGCTGGAGGCTTGGCGCCGCCTTACATCACGCTCAGTGGCAACAGCATCGTCGCTGTGACTCCGCTTTCGATCTCGCTTTGCTACAACTACACGGCCCGGGGCCAAGCCTCCGCTGGCCTGCTCGTGCTCAGCATCGTCGAGACCGAAGCAAATCGCGTATGCAGCCCAGAGCAGACAGACATCGTGGGAGCGACGATCGCTGCGGCCGACGTAGCCTCCGGCCTTCGGACCGTTTCCCTCGTCGACCGCGTTGTTCGCCTCGACGGCTCTGCTCACGAAAGTGTACTGGCGCAGGCAGACATCAATGTTCCGTAGCCGTCGAAGCCGCCGTGAGTTCCCGCTGTTGGCGGGCTAACTTCTTATGGGCCCTGGGTAGAGTTGAACTACCGACCTCGCGCTTATCACGAGTGTGCTCTTCCGACTTTACCGGGACCAAGTCCTGCGCAAACACGACGATCGCTGCAAACGCGGAGGCGAGGATCAGTCCGATCGCGCCGGCGTCATTGGCCGCAACTCGCTATTTGAGTCTCAAACTTGACGCGAAGTTCCTCAGCGAGGATTCGTCAAGTGTCGCACGACCTCCGCCGCCTCGTACCGGCGCGCGGCCTCGACTTGCAGTCGAAGGCGATGCGCAAGCCGCTGGAGACGCGGTTCGTGCGCGAGCACGAATGCGGAAAGTCGGTCTTGCACGTCGAGCGGCATGAGGATCAGGCCGCATTCGTACGCCCAAAGAGCCTTGTTCTGTACGCCGAGATGCGACGCCAGTACACCTAACGAGATATTCGGCTGCAGGACGAGCAGTCGTACCAAGAGCTGTCGTGAGCGACTTCTGCGTGCAACATTATTCGTTGCGGGGCTCCCATTTGCGGGGTGGGTGCTTAAGCGCATGCTTAGGTGGTCCCCATGATGGTGAATGAGGCGGAGGCGCATCTCTAGCGGCGAACGTCGCGGTAATACTCGGCAATGCACAGCGACACGAGACGCGCCACAAACGCGTCACGTTTCGGTCCTCTCGTTAGGCGCCGCACCGCAGGTGCCGCAGCCAGCGCCTTCTTGAATGCGATGAGGAGCGACTCGGGAGGCCAATGCTCGCGTTTCGCCTCGTCGCAAATCCGCCGCACGGCGTCGACTGTGGCAGCCGATGATGCCAGGTCGCGCGTGGTGCTCCGGTCTTCCAAAGCGGCGTACAGTGCCGCCGCGCCTTCGGGGCTGAGAACGCAGTTCGCGCGGCTTGTCTCGGCAGCCCCGGATCGAACTGAATCCATCCTAACGACTCCACGCAAAACAGTTTCGATGAAGTTGTAAGGGAAGAAGACACAGATCGACGATATAAATTTCGTCCGATCCGCGCAACTCCATACGTCGCACGTGCTTAGCGCTTATTCCTTTGTACGAAATCGTACGAAGTTAAGGGCTTCGCACCATTGCGTACAAAGACGTGATTTCGTCCGTTCCCAACCGCCACTTCCCCGACGTGCGCCGTTGCACGAGCCAACGGGAGCAAACGAGGGCTTACAAGAGCCAACACGGAACTAGGCACGCGCGAGGCACATGCCGACGGACTTCTTTACTGTAGGGGCTGCCTCGACTCAGGCGTCGGTTGTGCTCCTAGAGGATTGCTT from Gemmatimonadaceae bacterium includes the following:
- a CDS encoding amidohydrolase, encoding MKNSPFHSAARLGALILALGAFATPGVSRAQTAPADLVLRNGKVITMDAKTPEGQAIVITGDKITAVGTDAAIQRYVGPRTKVIDLHGHLAVPGFNESHGHFTGLGSSLTQLKLMGVPTWQDIAAMVADAAKNTKPAAWIQGRGWHQEKWNRSPGRVVKGFQTNDLINAAAPNTPVILEHASGHALIANATALELAGVTADTPNPPGGEIIKDETGKPTGVFVDGAQSLIRRALEKSLARRSPEEQKADFRHEVHLAVQNALENGVTTFQDMGESFATIDAIKQMVDEGEMPLRLYILVSQGEVRPDHLDALVKHRMVDYGNGHLTVRAIGEITADGALGSRSAWMLKPYNDDPTNTGLNVTKMSRIKEIAEIGIAHGFQISVHAIGDRANRETLDVYEQLFNEHHVKSDTLRWRIEHAQHLSPSDIPRFGKMGVVASMQAIHECSDAPYVIPRLGEERAEAGAYVWQKLWKTGAVVTNGTDVPVEAISPIASYWCAVTRDKVGTDSAFFPAEKLSRRQALQTYTTNGAYVAFQEHENGSLTPGKWADITVLSRDIMTVPPQSILGTEVLYTIVGGKVVYRAPDASR
- a CDS encoding PadR family transcriptional regulator, which codes for MRHRHLEGSQLHVHVAASLYTRPLLRKGRATIYAYRSISGEQSMPTDFTLIQGTLDVLILKTLTWGPRHGYGIARWIKDASNETLDIEDRALYLALHRLEEQEWVDAEWGITDANRRAKFYRLTTAGRRQLRAEIERLRSYNEALFKVLDASSFGARA